In Nematostella vectensis chromosome 12, jaNemVect1.1, whole genome shotgun sequence, the genomic window CAGTTACTAAGCAACGCCTCTAGAGCAGTCCCCCTGACAGAGATGCATTTGCGCATGCTCAGAACTTCCAAGCCTCGACacgatgctatgattgacaggaAATTGTCCTTGACCAATAAGCATTGACTAGTGTCCAGACTTCTGAGGTTCTCAAGTCTCTGGAATGTGCTCTCGAGTTTACCATTTTTGAAAAGCGCGTAAATAAAAGCGTCACATATTCCAAGCCAACGAATAGTCCTTATACACGACGCCATAGATAGAAACAGTTCTTGATCACCGTTTGAATAACGTAAGTCCAAACAATAAAGACCACATGGAAACACGAGTTTATTGCTAGTGGGACTGATCTCGGAATCTGGACTTACTCTTAGTTCAGTTGACTTCAGGACTAATTTTCTCAGGCGTGGGCAGTGTGCTGCAATCACCTTGAAAACGTTCGAGGTTATCCTAAGCCCGCTAAGGTTAAGTTCTCTAAGTCTAGAAACAGGGTTCTTTTTAAGAAACGCCTCCACTCTGTCCTCGCCCTTGAAGTAGGCAGTCATTACACTCAAATCCACCGTTTTCCAAAGTTGCAGGTCCTTTGCTACGCGATTCCATTGCTTACAAACGCGCGAGACTTGCAACAACTCACCAAGACGTAAATATGAAAAAACTTTCAATAAAACCGCTTCGTCCAGGCAGATAAACCAGCAGAAACCTTCAAGACTCTCGGCGGCTTCTTGCCGTTTTTCTTTCCCCTGGTACAAAACAACTGCTGATGTTTGCAGAAATATcatcactttaaaaaaaaaattccagcTCTTTTCCACTTAGAAGATGGTAGAAACTTTGAGCAAACAATTTTTCATACTGGTCGCTATTTATACTAGAGTGGCAAGGTCAATGTTGAAATATGATCGTTTATGAACCCATATGAAGAATATCAGGTTTTCATTTTATCATGACTCAGGGCAGCGACAACAACCAGAGGTCACGCACTACTCGATATTCTAAGTACAATTTAGCTTTTATAGATGATTTAAAAACTCATAACTGTCAATGGCGTGGCCCTCCCTCGCGGCAAAGCAATGCGCGATTTCCGATAAGTTTCGGCTTCAGTATTTTTCGCTGGCTAATAGGCATTTGGCGACAAATGGCAAGAGTTTAG contains:
- the LOC116611676 gene encoding F-box/LRR-repeat protein 2 codes for the protein MIFLQTSAVVLYQGKEKRQEAAESLEGFCWFICLDEAVLLKVFSYLRLGELLQVSRVCKQWNRVAKDLQLWKTVDLSVMTAYFKGEDRVEAFLKKNPVSRLRELNLSGLRITSNVFKVIAAHCPRLRKLVLKSTELRVSPDSEISPTSNKLVFPCGLYCLDLRYSNGDQELFLSMASCIRTIRWLGICDAFIYALFKNGKLESTFQRLENLRSLDTSQCLLVKDNFLSIIASCRGLEVLSMRKCISVRGTALEALLSNCQRLKALILDGTSLDDVTMTSISWEISSNLEYLELGWCSLISPKGLRIILPQLARIDALEYLGFQSIGNGKGSGDKIIQEFGALYLDGGFKNVETLNGGSSRRFTKSAICGFAAKCPNIELKLESNCAVVDRHRYSISSSVRDDNNKRGQGLCRQDSIIEDQHYLETPV